The following coding sequences are from one Streptomyces sp. NBC_01485 window:
- a CDS encoding AfsR/SARP family transcriptional regulator: MDPVRYRILGTTQALRPDGTPVAVGGARLRALLTVLALRAGRSVPAGLLTEEVWAGDPPADAPGALQALVGRLRRTLGAGAIDSADGGYRLAAAPDDVDLHRFERLTADGARALADGDPTKAAVLLDDALALWHGPALADLPDRAAEAARWEARRLDAVRARHTAAIALGHAERSLPELTALCDAHPLDEPLQALRLRALRAAGRTAQALAAYDDVRRLLADRLGTDPGPELRTLHSELLNPAAAQKAPDGRVGVKNAREASRPGGPVAAVPVPTPVPGESPSPAPPPGNLRARLTSFVGREDDIAAIRGDLASARLVTLLGPGGAGKTRLSQEAAEAVRDAAQDTAHRGAHDTAYDTVHDAAQPGARDGVWLAELAPVADPDAVPQAVLTAVGARETVLFGAGAEELRAASERHDDPVERLVEHCARRRMLIVLDNCEHVVEAAARLVEELLARCPGVTVLATSREPLGVPGEVLRPLAPLPQPVALRLLADRGAAARPGFRTDADADTAAACAEICRRLDGLPLAIELAAARLRMLTPRQIADRLDDRFRLLTSGSRTVLPRQQTLRAVVDWSWDLLDEDERDVLARLSVFARGCDLAAVEAVCGPDARDPLDSLTPLASLVDKSLVVAAPGPGGDMRYRLLETVAEYAAERLDESGRRAAAERAHLTYYRELARTTEPLLRGPAQRDAVDRFQLEYENLRTALRRAVAARDEQEALCLTLSLVWYWQMRDLRLEARTWCVEVMSLGPDPFAEPLRRAAPVWKSAIDAPPPLTGEALREARRGVHLAQLACMDTELEAWQTPAAQLKLRLIAGAYEPGLPQTCRTPGLLWFYAVLLTGDVERIRTIVDANIDTCRRTPGYEWELASCLQLRANILANRADWAENAFRDAVEALEIFRRLGDAWGTAEALSARAEAHERLGAYRKAAADYVDAMEFAERLGARAQLAVLSARLGNVLLEAGEEERGERVLREVIDGPEHAGSEAVPAARLFLAGRLAFTGRVTEAREQLRLLREDFTFGHFVFFDANILGAEAWLDAADGRYTQALAGARAALERGTDPLSVAMAPHMRSFFLCVAATALTGLDGGSRAADAARCLGAAVALLPSRHVSPRPEREARELAMTRTRAALGDEEFEAAYAEGGGLSYEEAAALV; the protein is encoded by the coding sequence ATGGACCCCGTGCGCTATCGCATCCTCGGCACCACCCAGGCACTCCGTCCCGACGGCACCCCCGTCGCCGTCGGCGGGGCGCGGCTGCGTGCCCTGCTCACCGTGCTCGCGCTGCGGGCCGGGCGGAGCGTTCCCGCGGGGCTGCTGACGGAGGAGGTGTGGGCCGGGGACCCGCCCGCCGACGCGCCGGGCGCGCTCCAGGCGCTGGTCGGGCGGCTGCGCCGGACCCTCGGGGCGGGCGCGATCGACTCCGCCGACGGCGGCTACCGGCTGGCCGCCGCCCCCGACGACGTCGACCTGCACCGGTTCGAGCGGCTGACCGCCGACGGCGCCCGCGCCCTCGCCGACGGCGACCCCACCAAGGCGGCGGTCCTCCTCGACGACGCCCTCGCCCTGTGGCACGGCCCGGCCCTCGCCGACCTGCCCGACCGCGCCGCCGAGGCGGCCCGCTGGGAGGCCCGCCGCCTCGACGCGGTGCGCGCCCGGCACACCGCCGCGATCGCCCTCGGCCACGCCGAGCGGTCGCTGCCCGAACTCACCGCCCTGTGCGACGCCCACCCGCTGGACGAGCCCCTCCAGGCCCTGCGCCTGCGCGCCCTGCGCGCAGCGGGCCGCACCGCCCAGGCGCTGGCCGCGTACGACGACGTCCGCCGACTCCTGGCAGACCGCCTCGGCACCGACCCCGGCCCCGAACTGCGCACCCTGCACAGCGAGTTGCTCAACCCGGCCGCCGCCCAGAAAGCCCCGGACGGCCGGGTGGGCGTGAAAAACGCGAGGGAGGCGTCCCGTCCCGGCGGTCCCGTCGCCGCCGTCCCCGTCCCCACCCCGGTCCCCGGGGAGTCGCCGTCCCCCGCACCGCCGCCCGGCAACCTCCGTGCCCGTCTCACCTCCTTCGTCGGCCGGGAGGACGACATCGCGGCCATCCGGGGGGACCTCGCGAGCGCGCGGCTCGTCACGCTGCTCGGGCCGGGCGGGGCCGGCAAGACGCGGCTGTCGCAGGAGGCCGCCGAGGCCGTCCGGGACGCGGCACAGGACACGGCCCATCGCGGGGCACATGACACGGCGTATGACACGGTGCATGACGCGGCGCAGCCCGGCGCGCGCGACGGCGTGTGGCTGGCCGAGCTCGCGCCCGTCGCCGACCCGGACGCCGTGCCGCAGGCCGTCCTGACCGCCGTGGGAGCCCGCGAGACCGTGCTGTTCGGCGCCGGTGCCGAGGAGTTGCGGGCCGCCTCCGAGCGGCACGACGACCCCGTGGAGCGTCTGGTCGAGCACTGCGCCCGACGGCGCATGCTGATCGTCCTCGACAACTGCGAGCACGTCGTCGAGGCCGCCGCCCGCCTCGTCGAGGAACTGCTGGCGCGCTGCCCGGGGGTGACGGTGCTGGCCACCAGCCGGGAGCCGCTCGGCGTGCCCGGCGAGGTGCTGCGCCCGCTGGCTCCGCTGCCGCAGCCCGTCGCGCTGCGGCTGCTCGCCGACCGGGGCGCGGCGGCCCGCCCCGGCTTCCGGACCGACGCCGACGCCGACACGGCGGCGGCCTGCGCCGAGATCTGCCGGCGCCTCGACGGTCTGCCCCTCGCGATCGAGCTCGCGGCCGCCCGGCTACGGATGTTGACGCCCCGTCAGATCGCCGACCGGCTCGACGACCGCTTCCGGCTCCTCACCTCCGGCAGCCGCACCGTCCTGCCCCGCCAGCAGACCCTGCGGGCCGTCGTCGACTGGTCCTGGGACCTGCTCGACGAGGACGAACGCGACGTCCTGGCCCGGCTGTCGGTCTTCGCGCGCGGCTGCGACCTCGCCGCCGTCGAGGCGGTGTGCGGCCCCGACGCACGCGACCCGCTGGACTCCCTGACCCCGCTCGCGTCCCTCGTGGACAAGTCGCTCGTCGTCGCCGCCCCCGGCCCCGGCGGCGACATGCGCTACCGGCTCCTGGAGACCGTCGCCGAGTACGCGGCCGAGCGGCTGGACGAGTCGGGCCGGCGGGCCGCCGCCGAGCGCGCGCATCTCACGTACTACCGTGAACTCGCCCGCACCACCGAGCCGTTGCTGCGCGGCCCCGCCCAGCGCGACGCCGTCGACCGCTTCCAGCTGGAGTACGAGAACCTGCGCACCGCGCTGCGCCGCGCCGTCGCCGCACGCGACGAGCAGGAGGCGCTCTGCCTGACCCTGTCCCTGGTCTGGTACTGGCAGATGCGCGACCTGCGCCTCGAGGCCCGCACCTGGTGCGTCGAGGTCATGTCCCTCGGCCCCGACCCCTTCGCCGAACCCCTGCGCCGGGCAGCCCCGGTGTGGAAGTCCGCCATCGACGCCCCGCCCCCGCTGACCGGCGAGGCCCTCCGGGAGGCCCGCCGCGGTGTCCATCTGGCCCAACTGGCCTGTATGGACACCGAGTTGGAGGCCTGGCAGACCCCGGCCGCGCAGCTCAAGCTGCGCCTGATCGCCGGCGCCTACGAGCCCGGCCTCCCCCAGACCTGCCGTACACCCGGCCTGCTCTGGTTCTACGCCGTGCTGCTGACCGGCGACGTGGAGCGCATCCGCACGATCGTCGACGCCAACATCGACACCTGCCGCCGCACGCCCGGCTACGAGTGGGAGCTCGCCTCCTGCCTGCAACTGCGCGCCAACATCCTCGCCAACCGCGCCGACTGGGCCGAGAACGCCTTCCGGGACGCTGTCGAGGCACTGGAGATCTTCCGGCGCCTGGGCGACGCCTGGGGCACCGCCGAGGCGCTCTCCGCCCGCGCCGAGGCCCACGAACGGCTCGGCGCCTACCGCAAGGCCGCCGCCGACTACGTGGACGCCATGGAGTTCGCCGAACGGCTCGGCGCCCGCGCCCAGTTGGCGGTCCTCTCCGCCCGGCTGGGCAACGTGCTGCTGGAGGCGGGGGAGGAGGAGCGGGGCGAGCGCGTGCTGCGCGAGGTGATCGACGGCCCGGAGCACGCCGGCAGCGAGGCCGTCCCGGCCGCCCGTCTCTTCCTCGCCGGCCGGCTCGCCTTCACCGGACGCGTCACCGAGGCCCGCGAGCAACTCCGGCTGCTGCGTGAGGACTTCACCTTCGGGCACTTCGTGTTCTTCGACGCCAACATCCTGGGCGCGGAGGCCTGGCTGGACGCGGCCGACGGCCGGTACACGCAGGCCCTGGCCGGTGCCCGCGCCGCCCTGGAACGGGGTACGGACCCGCTGTCGGTGGCCATGGCCCCGCACATGCGCTCCTTCTTCCTCTGCGTCGCCGCGACCGCGCTCACCGGCCTGGACGGCGGCAGCCGCGCCGCTGACGCCGCCCGCTGCCTGGGCGCCGCCGTCGCCCTGCTGCCGTCGCGCCACGTGTCCCCGCGTCCGGAGCGCGAGGCCCGCGAACTGGCCATGACCCGCACCCGCGCCGCACTCGGCGACGAGGAGTTCGAGGCCGCGTACGCCGAAGGCGGCGGCCTCTCCTACGAGGAGGCCGCCGCCCTGGTGTGA
- a CDS encoding biliverdin-producing heme oxygenase — MDSFSTVIRTASHEQHVEAETSTFMSDLLGGRLGVEAYARYTEQLWFVYEALETGAHRLASDPAAGPFIQPELFRLPALERDLAHLRGAGWRTGLSALPATEAYAARVRECAERWPAGYIAHHYTRYLGDLSGGQIIRDKAERTWGFERKGDGVRFYVFEGIGNPAAFKRGYRELLDGVRADDLEKQRIVSECKRAFALNTAVFRALGEEFPLSA; from the coding sequence ATGGACTCCTTCTCGACAGTCATCCGCACCGCGTCCCACGAGCAGCATGTGGAGGCCGAGACCTCGACGTTCATGAGCGACCTCCTCGGCGGCAGGCTGGGCGTCGAGGCGTACGCGCGCTACACCGAGCAGCTCTGGTTCGTGTACGAGGCGCTGGAGACCGGCGCCCACCGGCTGGCCTCGGACCCGGCGGCCGGGCCCTTCATACAGCCCGAGCTGTTCCGGCTGCCGGCGCTGGAGCGGGACCTCGCGCACCTGCGGGGCGCCGGGTGGCGGACGGGTCTGTCGGCCCTGCCGGCGACCGAGGCGTACGCGGCGCGGGTGCGGGAGTGCGCCGAGCGGTGGCCGGCCGGGTACATAGCCCACCACTACACGCGCTACCTGGGCGACCTCTCCGGCGGGCAGATCATCCGCGACAAGGCGGAGCGCACCTGGGGCTTCGAGCGCAAGGGCGACGGCGTCCGCTTCTACGTCTTCGAGGGGATCGGCAACCCGGCGGCGTTCAAGCGGGGGTACCGGGAACTGCTGGACGGGGTGCGCGCGGACGATCTGGAGAAGCAGCGGATCGTGAGCGAGTGCAAGCGCGCGTTCGCGCTGAACACGGCGGTCTTCCGGGCCCTGGGCGAGGAGTTCCCGCTCTCGGCGTGA
- a CDS encoding helix-turn-helix domain-containing protein, which produces MSATKVPGPGTNVAVCRKERGLSQVALARRAGVSVSLLSKIEVGDRALTQGIAASLAQAMRMTLDELLGTAPVTKGDETSVTALNYAVRRFDIPDAPPPHPEDLPRELAELNEHRYRTELSAVLQKTPGVLTRTTSYAHATQSPDAWTRVADTYSVVYWLAARHRWMHLAELAVMKQRLAAERANPIAVTVAARDEAGTFLNSGDFGGGLAIVDRAIVEAETTLHGRDRAFGLGILHLRGLTLAGRLKDKATARQHIEAAWRTAEAYGADADEHGIHFGPDQTATHVISTYSDMDQHRTALDTADDLIRGGTSLPATRIGPLHMNLSRSHLALGDRDAALESLEEAWDVAPEMARVHPTSQELMRVLTSLHRRSNPRLTRLAKRAGLPF; this is translated from the coding sequence ATGAGCGCGACCAAGGTTCCCGGACCCGGTACGAACGTTGCGGTCTGCCGCAAGGAACGCGGCCTGAGTCAGGTCGCTCTTGCCCGACGGGCGGGTGTGTCGGTCTCGCTGCTCAGCAAGATCGAGGTGGGCGACCGCGCGCTGACGCAGGGCATCGCTGCCTCCCTTGCGCAGGCCATGCGGATGACCCTCGACGAGTTGCTCGGCACTGCGCCCGTCACCAAGGGCGACGAGACCAGCGTGACCGCCTTGAACTACGCCGTTCGGCGGTTCGACATCCCCGACGCGCCACCTCCTCACCCTGAGGACCTGCCGCGCGAGCTGGCAGAACTGAACGAGCACCGCTACCGGACCGAGCTGTCAGCGGTCTTGCAGAAGACCCCAGGCGTGCTGACCCGTACGACCAGCTACGCTCACGCCACCCAGTCGCCTGACGCATGGACACGCGTCGCCGACACCTACTCGGTCGTGTACTGGCTGGCCGCCCGGCACCGCTGGATGCACCTCGCCGAACTGGCCGTCATGAAGCAGCGGCTGGCCGCCGAGCGGGCGAACCCGATCGCCGTCACAGTGGCAGCCCGCGACGAGGCCGGGACCTTCCTCAACTCCGGTGACTTCGGGGGCGGGTTGGCCATCGTGGACCGCGCGATTGTGGAGGCCGAGACGACCTTGCACGGCCGCGACCGTGCGTTCGGCCTGGGCATCCTGCACCTGCGGGGGCTGACGCTGGCCGGACGCCTCAAGGACAAGGCCACCGCCCGGCAGCACATCGAAGCCGCGTGGCGTACGGCCGAGGCGTACGGCGCGGACGCCGACGAACACGGCATCCACTTCGGGCCCGACCAGACCGCCACGCACGTCATCTCGACGTACTCCGACATGGACCAGCACCGCACCGCGCTGGACACCGCCGACGACCTGATCCGGGGCGGTACCTCGCTGCCCGCGACCCGCATCGGACCCCTGCACATGAACCTCAGCCGCTCGCACCTCGCCCTGGGCGATCGTGACGCCGCGCTGGAGTCGCTCGAAGAGGCGTGGGACGTCGCGCCCGAGATGGCCCGGGTCCACCCGACGTCTCAGGAGCTGATGCGCGTGCTCACGTCCCTGCACCGCCGGAGTAACCCGCGCTTGACCCGCCTCGCCAAGCGAGCAGGTTTGCCTTTCTGA
- a CDS encoding MFS transporter, translating into MTDDDAPAAPTPAPSPTGFRALLPDLAPWRASRDFRRLWVSGAVSNFGSFLTFVALPVQLKELTGSAAAVGAIGAVELVPLLVFGLYGGALADAWDKRKLILWTEAGQGLLSAVLLVNALMPGPAVWPLYLVAALSSALVSVQRPALDSLWPRIVAHEHLPAATSLNSLRWTVGGVAGPALAGVVVAYAGLGWAYAADLLTFVVSVALVVPIAASPAAHEAAKPSLRAVAEGARYAWGRKELLGTYAVDLAAMFLAMPLAVLPFLADELDAEWSLGLMYAAVPAGAMVVSLTSGWTSRVHRHGRMVVLSAALWGLAIAGAGLVGNVWLVLLFLALAGGCDMVSGIFRGVMWNQTIPDELRGRLAGIELLSYSVGPTVGQLRSGGFAAWVGVRTSVWSGGVLCAGAVGLLALCLPGLMTYDVRTNEHAARLRNQRTATAATAAPVVDA; encoded by the coding sequence GTGACCGACGACGACGCCCCCGCCGCTCCCACACCCGCCCCCTCCCCCACCGGCTTCCGCGCGCTGCTCCCCGATCTCGCCCCCTGGCGGGCCTCGCGGGACTTCCGGCGGCTCTGGGTTTCGGGGGCCGTGTCCAACTTCGGGAGTTTCCTCACCTTCGTGGCGTTGCCGGTGCAGCTGAAGGAGCTGACCGGGTCGGCCGCGGCCGTCGGGGCGATCGGGGCCGTGGAGCTGGTGCCGCTCCTGGTGTTCGGGCTATACGGCGGGGCGCTCGCGGACGCCTGGGACAAGCGGAAGCTGATTTTGTGGACGGAGGCCGGGCAGGGGCTGCTGAGCGCCGTGCTGCTGGTCAACGCGCTGATGCCGGGCCCCGCCGTCTGGCCGCTGTACCTCGTCGCCGCGCTGTCCTCCGCCCTGGTCTCCGTCCAGCGGCCCGCGCTGGACTCGCTGTGGCCGCGGATCGTCGCCCACGAGCACCTGCCGGCGGCGACCTCGCTGAACTCCCTGCGGTGGACCGTGGGCGGGGTCGCCGGACCGGCGCTGGCCGGCGTCGTCGTCGCGTACGCGGGCCTCGGCTGGGCCTACGCCGCCGACCTGCTCACCTTCGTCGTCTCCGTCGCCCTGGTCGTGCCCATCGCCGCCTCACCCGCCGCGCACGAAGCCGCGAAGCCCTCGCTCAGGGCCGTCGCCGAGGGCGCCCGGTACGCCTGGGGCCGCAAGGAGCTCCTCGGTACGTACGCCGTCGACCTGGCCGCGATGTTCCTCGCGATGCCGCTCGCCGTCCTGCCGTTCCTCGCCGACGAACTGGACGCGGAGTGGTCGCTCGGCCTGATGTACGCGGCCGTTCCGGCGGGGGCGATGGTCGTGAGCCTGACCAGCGGCTGGACCTCGCGGGTGCACCGGCACGGGCGGATGGTGGTGCTGTCGGCCGCGCTGTGGGGCCTGGCGATCGCGGGCGCGGGGCTCGTGGGGAACGTATGGCTGGTGCTGCTGTTCCTGGCCCTGGCCGGCGGCTGCGACATGGTCAGCGGGATCTTCCGCGGGGTGATGTGGAACCAGACGATCCCGGACGAGCTGCGCGGGCGGCTCGCCGGGATCGAGTTGCTGTCCTACTCGGTGGGGCCGACGGTCGGCCAGTTGCGCAGCGGCGGTTTCGCGGCCTGGGTGGGGGTGCGGACGTCGGTCTGGTCGGGCGGGGTGCTGTGCGCCGGGGCGGTGGGACTGCTCGCGCTCTGCCTGCCGGGGCTGATGACGTACGACGTCCGCACGAACGAGCACGCGGCGCGGCTGCGGAACCAGCGGACCGCGACCGCAGCCACGGCCGCGCCTGTCGTGGACGCGTGA
- the npdG gene encoding NADPH-dependent F420 reductase: MTSTDSAQNTPVNTPAGAPAKSPAKDPWDLPDVSGLVVGVLGGTGPQGKGLAYRLAKAGQKVIIGSRAADRARAAADELGHGVEGADNAETARRSDIVIVAVPWDGHGKTLESLREELAGKLVVDCVNPLGFDKKGAYALKPAEGSAAEQAAALLPDSRVAAAFHHLSAVLLQDPEVEEIDTDVMVLGEERADVEIVQALAGRIPGMRGVFAGRLRNAHQVESLVANLISVNRRYKAHAGLRVTDV; the protein is encoded by the coding sequence ATGACCTCTACCGACAGTGCACAGAACACCCCTGTGAACACCCCCGCGGGCGCACCGGCGAAGTCTCCCGCCAAGGACCCGTGGGACCTTCCCGACGTCTCGGGGCTCGTCGTCGGCGTGCTCGGCGGGACCGGCCCGCAGGGCAAGGGCCTCGCCTACCGGCTCGCCAAGGCCGGCCAGAAGGTGATCATCGGCTCGCGCGCCGCCGACCGCGCCCGGGCCGCCGCCGACGAGCTCGGCCACGGCGTCGAGGGCGCCGACAACGCCGAGACCGCGCGCCGCAGCGACATCGTGATCGTCGCCGTACCGTGGGACGGCCACGGCAAGACGCTGGAGTCGCTGCGCGAGGAACTGGCCGGAAAGCTCGTCGTCGACTGCGTCAACCCGCTCGGCTTCGACAAGAAGGGCGCCTACGCGCTGAAGCCGGCGGAGGGCAGCGCCGCCGAACAGGCCGCCGCCCTGCTGCCGGACTCCCGCGTCGCCGCCGCCTTCCACCACCTCTCGGCGGTCCTCCTCCAGGACCCGGAGGTCGAGGAGATCGACACCGATGTGATGGTGCTGGGCGAGGAGCGGGCCGACGTCGAGATCGTGCAGGCCCTGGCCGGCCGGATCCCCGGCATGCGCGGCGTCTTCGCCGGGCGGCTGCGCAACGCCCACCAGGTGGAGTCCCTGGTCGCCAACCTGATCTCGGTCAACCGCCGCTACAAGGCCCACGCGGGCCTGCGCGTCACGGACGTATGA
- the efeO gene encoding iron uptake system protein EfeO, whose protein sequence is MRAARLSVVTAVTAVTALTAVTGCTSKSDAKDGDRVISVTATDSKCETSKKEISAGHVELAIENKGSKVTEVYVLFPDDRVVSERENIGPGTKQRVTAEVKAGSYQIACKPGMKGDGIRQELKVTGGSVAKRDPRLDKAVAAYRAYAQTQADETLPRVETFVAAIKAGNIEAAKKAYAPSRIGWERTEPVAESFGDIDPLVDTRADGLEAGQKWTGWHRLEKSLWADKKITAEDKTLADKLVIDLKDWQQRVGKAEITPTSMANGAKELLDEVATGKITGEEDRYSHTDLVDFKANIEGAQQSYELLKPVATENDAALVTELDKQFAALNTLLDAYRPNTSSYEFTSYDKVGAADRKKLSDAVNALAEPLSKLAAAVAK, encoded by the coding sequence ATGCGAGCCGCCAGACTGTCCGTTGTCACCGCCGTCACCGCCGTGACCGCACTGACCGCCGTCACGGGGTGCACCTCGAAGAGTGACGCGAAAGACGGCGACCGTGTCATCAGCGTGACCGCCACCGACTCCAAGTGCGAGACCTCCAAGAAGGAGATCTCCGCCGGGCACGTCGAACTCGCCATCGAGAACAAGGGTTCCAAGGTCACCGAGGTCTACGTCCTCTTCCCGGACGACCGCGTCGTCAGCGAGCGCGAGAACATCGGCCCCGGCACCAAGCAGCGGGTCACCGCCGAGGTGAAGGCCGGTTCGTACCAGATCGCCTGCAAGCCGGGCATGAAGGGCGACGGCATCCGCCAGGAGCTGAAGGTCACCGGCGGCTCCGTCGCCAAGCGCGACCCCCGCCTGGACAAGGCCGTGGCCGCCTACCGCGCCTACGCGCAGACCCAGGCCGACGAGACGCTGCCGAGGGTCGAGACCTTCGTCGCGGCGATCAAGGCCGGGAACATCGAGGCCGCGAAGAAGGCCTACGCCCCCTCCCGCATCGGCTGGGAGCGCACGGAGCCGGTCGCCGAGTCCTTCGGCGACATCGACCCCCTGGTCGACACCCGCGCGGACGGCCTGGAGGCCGGCCAGAAGTGGACCGGCTGGCACCGCCTGGAGAAGTCGCTCTGGGCGGACAAGAAGATCACCGCCGAGGACAAGACCCTCGCCGACAAGCTCGTCATCGACCTGAAGGACTGGCAGCAGCGGGTCGGCAAGGCCGAGATCACCCCGACCTCCATGGCCAACGGCGCCAAGGAGCTCCTCGACGAGGTCGCCACCGGCAAGATCACCGGCGAGGAGGACCGCTACTCGCACACCGACCTGGTCGACTTCAAGGCCAACATCGAGGGCGCGCAGCAGTCGTACGAGCTGCTGAAGCCGGTCGCCACGGAGAACGACGCGGCCCTGGTCACCGAGCTGGACAAGCAGTTCGCCGCGCTGAACACGCTGCTGGACGCCTACCGCCCGAACACGTCGTCGTACGAGTTCACGTCGTACGACAAGGTCGGCGCCGCCGACCGCAAGAAGCTCTCGGACGCGGTCAACGCGCTCGCCGAGCCGCTGTCCAAGCTCGCCGCCGCCGTGGCGAAGTAG
- a CDS encoding PhzF family phenazine biosynthesis protein, with translation MTDYDVLRVFCAPNGGYGNELGVVREGSVLPDREDRQGLAAKLGFSETVFVDDPERGIVDIYTPTTRPPFAGHPCVGVAWLLDVPELVTPAGVVGARLDGEFTWIEARAEWAPPRTLRQYATAAEVDDLSIPPKGEWLYAWAWEDEPAGRVRARGFPGRDDGIDEDEATGAAALLLTEQLGRALNITQGAGSQILTAPQPYGWVEIGGRVFLER, from the coding sequence GTGACTGATTACGACGTGCTCCGCGTCTTCTGCGCGCCGAACGGCGGCTACGGCAACGAACTGGGCGTGGTTCGCGAAGGCTCGGTGCTGCCGGACCGCGAGGACCGTCAGGGCCTCGCGGCGAAACTCGGCTTCAGCGAGACGGTGTTCGTCGACGACCCCGAGCGCGGGATCGTCGACATCTACACGCCCACCACGCGCCCGCCCTTCGCGGGCCACCCGTGCGTCGGCGTCGCCTGGCTGCTCGACGTCCCCGAACTCGTCACGCCGGCCGGCGTCGTGGGCGCCCGCCTGGACGGGGAGTTCACCTGGATCGAGGCGCGCGCGGAGTGGGCCCCGCCGCGCACCCTCCGCCAGTACGCCACCGCCGCCGAGGTCGACGACCTCTCCATACCGCCGAAGGGCGAGTGGCTCTACGCCTGGGCCTGGGAGGACGAACCCGCCGGCCGCGTCCGCGCCCGCGGCTTCCCCGGCCGCGACGACGGCATCGACGAGGACGAGGCGACGGGCGCCGCGGCGCTCCTGCTCACCGAGCAGCTCGGCCGCGCCCTGAACATCACCCAGGGCGCGGGCTCCCAGATCCTGACCGCCCCGCAGCCGTACGGCTGGGTGGAGATCGGCGGACGCGTGTTTCTGGAGCGCTGA
- the map gene encoding type I methionyl aminopeptidase, which yields MSGQSLLVPGVQSPIRSVPGNIRRPEYVGKPAPTPYTGPEVQTPETVEAMRRAGRIAAQAMAEAAKLISPGVTTDELDKVAHEYMCDHGAYPSTLGYRGFPKSLCTSVNEIICHGIPDSTVLRDGDIVNLDVTAYIGGVHGDNNATYLVGDVDEESRLLVERTRESLERAIKAVRPGRQINIIGRVIESYAKRFGYGVVRDFTGHGINSSFHSGLIIPHYDSPHATTVIQPGMTFTIEPMLTLGTHDYDLWDDGWTVVTKDRKRTAQFEHTLVVTETGAEILTLP from the coding sequence ATGTCTGGCCAGTCGCTACTCGTCCCAGGGGTGCAGTCCCCCATCCGTTCCGTGCCCGGAAACATCCGCCGCCCCGAGTACGTCGGCAAGCCCGCGCCGACGCCGTACACCGGACCGGAGGTGCAGACGCCCGAGACGGTCGAGGCGATGCGCCGGGCCGGCCGGATCGCCGCGCAGGCGATGGCGGAGGCCGCGAAGCTGATCTCGCCGGGGGTCACCACCGACGAACTCGACAAGGTCGCGCACGAGTACATGTGCGACCACGGCGCCTACCCGTCGACACTGGGCTACCGCGGCTTCCCCAAGTCCCTGTGCACCAGCGTCAACGAAATCATCTGCCACGGCATCCCGGACTCGACGGTGCTGCGCGACGGCGACATCGTCAACCTGGACGTGACCGCGTACATCGGCGGCGTGCACGGCGACAACAACGCCACGTACCTGGTGGGGGACGTCGACGAGGAGTCGCGGCTGCTGGTGGAGCGGACCCGGGAGTCCCTCGAGCGGGCGATCAAGGCGGTCCGGCCCGGCCGGCAGATCAACATCATCGGGCGGGTCATCGAGTCGTACGCGAAGCGGTTCGGGTACGGCGTGGTGCGGGACTTCACGGGGCACGGGATCAACTCGTCGTTCCACTCCGGGCTGATCATCCCGCACTACGACAGCCCGCACGCGACGACCGTCATCCAGCCCGGGATGACGTTCACGATCGAGCCGATGCTGACGCTCGGCACCCACGACTACGACCTGTGGGACGACGGCTGGACCGTGGTGACCAAGGACCGCAAGCGGACGGCCCAGTTCGAGCACACGCTGGTGGTGACGGAGACGGGGGCGGAGATCCTCACCCTGCCGTGA
- a CDS encoding site-2 protease family protein encodes MTTATTSRGERRISPVFLGILAVTAVTGWATWTGFAERPGVAVFLFVTAAWIVSLCLHEYAHARTALHSGDISVGTKGYLTLNPLAYTHALLSIVLPVIFVIMGGIGLPGGAVFIERGRIRGRWRHSLISAAGPLTNVLFAVVCTAPFWLNALDGVPDEFRFALAFLAMLQVTAAILNFLPVPGLDGYGVVEPWLSYGVKRQVEPFAPFGLLFVFALLWVPAVNREFFDAIYSVLDALGVRPGEIDCGQWLYRFWEGTPEMCVSR; translated from the coding sequence ATGACCACCGCCACCACCAGCCGCGGCGAGCGGAGGATCAGTCCCGTCTTCCTCGGGATCCTGGCCGTGACGGCGGTCACCGGCTGGGCGACCTGGACGGGGTTCGCCGAGCGGCCGGGAGTGGCGGTGTTCCTGTTCGTGACGGCCGCCTGGATCGTCTCCCTGTGTCTGCACGAGTACGCACACGCGCGTACCGCCCTGCACAGCGGTGACATCTCGGTCGGCACGAAGGGATATCTGACGCTCAACCCGCTCGCCTACACGCACGCCCTGCTCAGCATCGTGCTGCCGGTCATCTTCGTGATCATGGGCGGGATCGGTCTGCCGGGCGGCGCCGTCTTCATCGAGCGCGGGCGGATCCGGGGGCGGTGGCGGCACAGTCTGATCTCGGCGGCCGGTCCGCTGACGAACGTGCTGTTCGCGGTGGTGTGCACGGCGCCGTTCTGGCTGAACGCGCTGGACGGGGTGCCGGACGAGTTCCGGTTCGCGCTCGCCTTCCTCGCCATGCTCCAGGTCACGGCCGCGATCCTGAACTTCCTGCCGGTGCCGGGGCTGGACGGCTACGGGGTCGTCGAGCCCTGGCTGTCGTACGGCGTCAAGCGGCAGGTGGAGCCGTTCGCGCCGTTCGGGCTGCTGTTCGTGTTCGCGCTGCTGTGGGTGCCGGCGGTGAACCGGGAGTTCTTCGACGCGATCTACTCGGTCCTGGACGCGCTCGGTGTGCGCCCGGGCGAGATCGACTGCGGTCAGTGGCTGTACCGCTTCTGGGAGGGCACGCCCGAGATGTGCGTCAGCCGGTGA